A region of the Leptospira ellinghausenii genome:
AATTTGTTTTGGTATTGATTGCATTTTGGTTCGAATTTTGGTTTGAATTTTTAATATTTCAGATTAACATTCTAGAATGTGCGATACATCTCTTGCGACTGAAAAATTTACAAAAACGCAAAAAAGGATCTTTGCGAAAAACTCAGATAGGGAACCAAATGAAGCCCAATCGATTCTTCATATGCCTCGAATGGAGTATCCAAAAGATTCACTCCTTAAAACCACCTTCATTGAAATACCACAAACATCCGTTACTTATGAAGTTTTTTTATCAAAACCGTTCCATATGTGGGGCGCCGAAATGGGTGTAAATGAATTTGGGGTTTGTATTGGAAACGAAGCCGTATTTACAAATCTCAAAATTCATAAGAAGAATAATGGCTTAACGGGAATGGATTTAATTCGTTTGGCTTTAGAAAGATCAAAAACAGCAAAAGATGCCTTATTTTTGATTACAGAACTTTTAGAAACATATGGTCAGGACGCTTGTGGTGGATATGAAAACAAATCATTTTTCTACCACAATAGTTTCATCATTGCTGACAGAACTGATGGCTATGTTTTAGAAACTGCAGATCGATATTGGGTAGCAAAAAAAATTGATTCGTACTACGCAATTTCCAATGGACTAACGATCGAAACAGATTTCGAATATTGTTCTACAAATTTAATTGAAAAATTAAAATATAAATCCAAAGAAGATTTTTCCTTCAAAGCTTTTTTTAGTGATTCTTTTTACACTTATATGAGCCATTGCCATGAAAGGAGACAGTTACACCAAAAAACCGCAGAACAGTTTCAAAACATTCATTCTACTTACGATTCAAAATTGGCAATCGAAACTTTAAAAACACATCTCATAGATACCAATGAATTTGAACCATGTTTTTCATCCATGAAGTCACTCTGTTTACATGCAACAGGTCCAACAACACCTAACCAAACAAATGGAAGTTTGGTTGTTGAATGGGATACTTCAGAAACTAACCAAGACCCATTACGAATTTTTTACACTGGTACTTCGACTCCATGTTTGAGTTTATTCAAACCATTCTTTTTTGGTACAAAAAACTTCATCAATGCATCTAGTTTAGATTCCAATGGAAACTATTCAGACACATTATGGTGGTTACATGAATCAATAGCAAGAAAATCTAATTTTGATTACCAAGGTGTAAGATCCATTCTTCTTCCAACACTTGTTGGACTACAAGATTCCATTTATTCACTGACTAAAGATTCTCTTTCCATGCAAAAAAAGGAGGAGATCCAATGGAGGTTTTTGAAGGACCATGTTAACATTCTGAAAAAAATAGATGATGAATTAATTGATGCAAAAATAGGTAAGAGCCGATGGCAAAATCCTATTTTTCAACTCTATTGGAATAGCCAAAATCGAAAACTAGGATTTCGCACGTCCAACTAACAGTATCAAAATATCATTTACATTGGTGCCAGTGGGTCCAGTAGATACCAAGGCATCTATGTCCTTAAGAATTGGATAAGAATTGGAATTGAGTAATTCTTTTTTTGGATTCCAACCTTTATTTTCCATTTTATGAATGGAATCATTCCCAACAAGTCCACCTGCAACCTCGGTTGGACCATCTGTTCCATCCGTTCCACCAGACAAAAACATCCATTCCCGTTCCGTAGGATGTTCCTTGAGTAATATCGAAACCCGAAGTGACGTTTCTTGGTTTCGTCCACCAATACCATCGCCCAAAACAGGACAAACCATTTCACCACCTAACACAATCATTTGACTCATCGGTGAATCTAAAGCTGATAGAAATTCCTTTTCAAAGAGATACGATGTTTCTTCTGAAGAACCTGACCAAGTATCACTTAACAATTTAGTCTGGTATCCTAATTTGTTTCCTACTTCTAAAATATGATGGATGGAACGAGTAAGATTTCCTATAATAAAATAATTTTTACTTGGGTAGGTTGGTCCTGAAGCAATCGAATTTGGATCATCTCCGATTACATCCGAAATGACCAAGGTATACACTTCCAAGTTTTGGTTTAGTTCTTTTAAAAGTTTTCCTCCTTTCACTTTCGAATATTTTTTTCTTTCTGAATTGATTTCCCGAATGGATTTCCCACTCTTTAATAATTGATTTTGAATGTTCGTAAGTTCTTGTATTGACAGGCCATCAACAGGAATTTCGAATAAACTAGATCCTCCTCCAGAAAGTAATACCACAAGTCGATCATCCTTACCCAATTGTTTTAATTGGTCTAAAACTTCGAGAGCATACCGAATTGAATTCTCATCGGGTATAGGATGAGAAGCCTCTCGATAAGTCCAAATTTTATCCTTCCCCATCTCATTAAGTTCAAATGGTAAATGATTGTACTTCGTAAGAACATAACCTTTGTTTACTGGAAATAAATCAGAGAAAGATTCAGCCATGGAGTAAGCTGCCTTACCCAATGAAAATACAAATTGTTTTTTTGACTTGTCAGATAGTTTTTCCACCAAGTTGATGTTTTCTATACTAAATAACCGGAACAATTCCTTCGGACTTGCCGCTTTTATCCCCTCTTGGAATAAATAAAGAATGTCATCTCGAATCGTTTTCAAGATTCTTATTTCCTAGTTTTTGCATCCAGTAGGTCAAAGGTGATTTGATTTCCATTAAGTTTACCAAAACTCAATACATCAGTTGGACACAAAGAAACACAAGCAGAACATCTTACACATTGTACACTGTCCATGGGAATCCCACGACTCGCATAACCCATCACATCGATTCCTTGGTGGCAATTTTTTGTACAGATATTACATGATATACATTTCTTTTTTTCTGAAAAAATTCGAAACTTACTAAATCTCGCATAAATATGCATAAGCGATGCAAGCGGACAAAACATCCTACACCAAACTCGGCCCGAGTATAAAAAATAACAACCAACACCGACAACACCAGCGAGTCCAATATCAACAAAAATGTCATAATACAATTTGATGGAATCAGCAATCATTTCTCCTAATGTCAAAAAAGGAAACAACGACTTCCCATATACACTTAAGAGTTTTAAGAATGTAAGTAGAAAGGCTAACAAGAGAATGTATTGACCCGTATGTTCCCATCGATACGCCGTTGTGGAATGTGGCATTTTTTGACGATGTTCATCTCCTAGAGTTTCGGCAAGCCCACCACAAGAACAAATCCAACCACAATACACACCTTTTCCATAATGATACACTAATAAAGGAATCAAAACAAAACTAAAGGACAATCCATAAAACAACCAAAATGTGGTGATCCCACCGTCATACAAAACACCTATACTGAGAGGCCATGCTAAAATAAATCCATACGCCTTCCAATACGCATCAGAAGGAAAAATTTCCCTTCTCATAAACCCTTCTGGGCCACCCAAGTACCCAAGATCGCCTAACATTGGCAATATCAATTCAGGCAATAGAAATAAAAAGAAAATCTGGATTCCAATTAAAGACAATGTTTGGTATAATATGTATTGTGTTTTTCGAACCATCATCCTTCTAATTCCAAAGATCAGAATTGTGAGTGAATACAATAATGTATAATGGAAGGAAGGAAATTTACCAAACAATTGGAACTGTTGGTAGGTTGCCAAAAAATAAACTGACAAAAAATACAAAAAGGCAAAAAGGAAATAAGTAACTTTAAACATTTTCCATTTATCAAACTTTTGTTTGTTTTTGGTAAGAGAAATAGTAACATATAAAATCAAACTCAATACTGAATAAACGGCAAATGTGGAGGCCACTGCAGAAAACCAAAAAGGACCATAAAAAGAGGCTTTTCCAAAATAAGCAGTGAATGCAAAACTCATAAGGCTCGAAAATCCCAACCAATCCAAAAAATTCTTTTGGTTTTGTAACTTAACACCAATTTTTTGAAAAAAATGAAGAGGAGGCAAATTACCAATTAAAATATATACTAGATCCGATTTGATTTTGAGAGCTGATTCTTTTACTTTCGCAAAAACATTCGTTTGGTTAATTTCTGTTAGTGTTGCGTTATAGAGGATTTTAATTTTCCCTTGTGTTGCAAGGGCTAATATCTTTTTAACATTTTCAGATTTTGCTTTATTAAATTCATTCCCTCTATGAATAAGTGTGATCTCTTTTGCATATTCAGAACACATAATGGCAGATTCTAATGCCGTATCACCTCCGCCTACAATGACAACTGATTGGTCCTTGGTATCTTTTGGATCAATCAAACGGTATAAAACATTCGAACCCATTTCTCCTTTGATTCCTAATTTTTTTGGATCACCAGATTTTCCCATCGCAATCACAACAGAATTCGTTTGGTATTTAGAGCCAGATTCTGTTTCCAAAGTATAACCAATCTGGTCTTTTTGGATGCGGACAACTCTTTGGTTTGTTTCAATTTGAATTGGATTTTGTTTTAAAAACTGGTTTAAATCTTTTAGAAGACCTTCCTTCGTTGTATCTACAATTTTGATTGCAGAACTTCCAACAAAATCACTTGGTTCAGCAAAGATTGGTTTACCATTGGGATAACTCTGAATGGTTTGGAAAGGTAAATTCGATTCTAAAACGATATACTTTTTACCCAATCGTTTTGCTTCTAAAGCACAAGACACACCAGAAGGACCTGAACCAATGATCACTACATCATAACGATCATTTTTAAAATTAGGAATGTGATTCCATACTTGTACACCACTTTCTGTAGCCATTTTCAAAAGCGGAACACCCGTTAAATCCCCAATCACAAATACATTCGGTAAATTTGTTTCATAGGAGTCCGATAATTCTGGGTAAATTTCCACTTCACCAGTGGGAGATGAGTTTTTTAACCAATTAAAATAAACTTGTGGCCACATACCATTGTATTGGACATGTGGTTCGAAAAAAAAGAAACTAATTTAAGGTGAGTTAGGAATTCTGATTGTGATTTTTGTCCCATGATTTGTTGAACTTGTCACATTCATCGTACATCCCTGGTTCCTTAACATTTCCGTACAAACTAAAAGGCCTAGTCCAGTTCCTTTTTCACCTTGGGTACCAAATGCTGTTGGAAATGGTTTCCCTTCCCCAATCTGCCGAATTTGATCCATTGACATTCCAATTCCCATGTCGACTATACTCAAGTCTACAAATTTTGGTCCCGTCACACTGGTGATGGTAACTGTTCCTTTGGGATGGGAAAATTTAATCGCATTGGAAAATAAATTCCGAATGACTGTGCTAATCATTCTCTCATCACAGTACACCATTAAAGGATCTGAAAGTTGGATCTGCCATTGGATTCCCTTATCCGTTGCTTGTAATTCCAAAATGTCTTTTGCATTTTGGGTCACTGCGCATAAGTTGATGAATTCTAAATGAGTGGGAATTTTTTTGGATTCATTTCTTACCCAATCAAGTAAATTTTCTAAGACCAAATAAGATTGGTTTGTACTTTTTTTTAATTCTTTAAGTGCAATTAGTAATTCTTCACGGTCCGGCAATGTTTCGTTTAAATATCCTAAATAGGAATTCATTGTTCCCATCGGACCTTTTAAGTCATGGGCTAATATCGAAAAAATTCGATCTTTATGTTCGTTAGTTCGTATCATCTCTTGTTGGATACGATTGGTGTTGCGTAAGAAATAAAACATGATGAGGGCAACAAAGAACAAACAAGATGCAACCGAATTGACTCGAAACAATTCTTGGATTTTGGGATCATACAATAATGTGCCTTCTTGGAATTTTCCTGGTGTTCCAAAAAATTCAAACCAAATATAAAATAGATTATTGGTCAAAAAAACAAGAAGGATCCAAAACTTATCTTCGTAAGAGAACAAGACAAATGGGGCTAAAGCAAAAACCAAAAAATAATAATAAAAACCACCTGAATTCCCAAAACTAATAAAAGAAACAAATACCAGCGGAATCGAAATTGTAAAAATCAAGAAAATCCTAGCAAGTGAATACCGTTCTTTATAATTCAAATATAGTATATAAGAAAATATGCAGATAACGGAAAGATGAATGCAGTTCATAATCCAAACATTTGGTGCACCAGCGACTACAAAGAAAATGGAATATTGGATATTGGATAAAATGCCTAAAATAGCGATTAAATTGGCCAACTGTACCCTAACCGAAGTTTGTAGGTCCAATTGGTGATTGACTCCTAAGTTGAGTAAATACCGTAACCCAATTTTTCGGAAAACCAATTTCATAGGAAATCGATCGTAAAGTAAGTTACATCATCTGACAATCGAAAAGTAAATTTTTTGATTTCCGATTTGATTTTTTCGTTTAGTTCCTTAGGACTTAATGCAATTCCTTCTATCAGTTGGGATCGAAGTCGGGCTTCTCCGAACATTTCCTTTGTTCGGTTATGACTTTCTGTGATTCCATCCGTATAAAAAAAGAATCGATCTCCTGGTAGTAGTGGATGTGTAAATGTTTCTAAAAACACATCCTTTTTCCAACCCATGATTGGCCCACGACCACCTAATGCCTCCAATGTGTTTTCCTTTCGATTTTGGTGGAATGGACTTGGATGTCCCATAACAGAATACTGAAACACTTGATTTTTCAAGTCAAAATGACTTGCTACTGCCGTGATGTAGTTTTTCTCAACAACTGGTAACATCTTTAAATTTAATTCAGTTAAAAATTGAGATGGATCTTTTATTTTTGGTGCAATTTCCAGAAAATTCACTTTTAACATCCCTGCAATGAGTGCAGCAGCAATCCCATGCCCTAAAACATCGCATAACAAAAAAGTAAGTGAACCATCCTCGTGAATGTAGTAATCAAAATAATCCCCACCAATCTTTTCCATAGGCATAAACATAGAGGCTACATTTAGAGTTTGGTATTGAAATTCCATAGGTGGGATTAACTTGGATTGTAGACTTGCTGCCATGACCAAATCATCATGTAAAAGTTTATATTGTTTTTGTAATTCTTGTGTTCTGAGAGTTACAATCATCTCCAAGGATTCATTTAAATTACGTAGCTCTCTTTTGGTTCTCGAACTTTGTAAGGCAATGGCAAGAACTCCGGAAAATAAAAATGTTAATATTCCATATTGGGTTAAGTATGCATTTTTTCCTGTGATGAAATCTGTTAATACATCAGCAATTCCAAAAAATGTAGCAAGTAGTGCACCCAATGAGACAACAATCGCTTCTGGTGATTTATTATAATTTCGAGCAAGCAGTTGGACTAAAATTGGTACTTTAATTCCAAGTAAAATATACCAAACATACACAAAATAAAACCGAACATCCGGATTGAGTTCCAATAATTGGATCAACGCCAAAATAGAATCGAATAAAAAGGTTAGGAAGGCAATCTTTGTAATCCTTCGTTCAAATAATGTATGAACGAATAACATGATAAATACGGGGAAGATAAATTGGCAAAAGAAAAGTAACCTCACCAATATTTCTGGATTGATCCCTAAAAAGTGAATTTTGTTTAAGGCAGGTAAACGCCAACATACAAAAAAAATAGCAGTTCCCGCTAGATACAATCCAGATTTAGAAGAACGATTTAAGGCATATCCAATTGCTTGTTGTAAAAAAATGCCAAAAAATAAGGCCGCCATAACTATCTGATTTACATCTTCGTAAATCATTTTGTCTTTGATCTCATTTTGAGTACCAAACATGGGAGTTGACCTGAACAATCCACAACGGAATTGGGTTTCTCTACATTCAATTTCCACCTCTAGATGATTCTCACCTAACAATATAATTGAATTTGGAATTTCATAATAACGAACCTTATGCCAATACGCATAATAATTTGGTGATAAACCACCCGTCGTACCAATTCGTTTTCCATTCCAAAAAGTTTGGTCTGCGGAATGGACACGATCTAAATACACTGATAATGAAGATTCTGGTAATTTTGTGATGGGAATTGTTAGATGGTATTTCCCTTTCAGTGGTACTTTATATCCTTGTTCGACAAGTGGTACTCCAACCTGAATTTGTTTAGGATTTGATTCTCCTTCTAATTGGAATGTCCAACCAGATTCCAAGGGAATCATTTCCGCCGAAAGGGAAACACTAAACAAGAATACACACAAAAGGTACTTCATCATGGTACTTGGTTGGAACACCGAGAGGATTGAAATGTGATTCTTGGGAAGTGCAAGGATTTTTTTCCACTTGGCAGACTCACAAATTGAATCCCCACTCACCAAAAAACCATCACAAATAATCATACGCGATTGTTTGCATTAACCAATGTTAGTCGAATATTAAATTCAGATGTCCAATCGGAAAGATTTCCAAATCCTTTTCAAACCGAATGGGTCTCGGAAAGGTACAGTGGTTTTGTAGTAAATTTCACAAGTTGGCAAGAAATTCGCATGAAAAGAGGCGACTTTTACATTTAGACTTAGTCTAATTATTGACAAAATTAGGTAGGGAGAGAAATTGAAATGGTAATGGATTTAAGTTACCAAAGAACAAAGGAACTTTTGGAATCCCATGGAATTCGGCCTACTTCCCAACGATTGGAAATGGCACACCTACTCCTTGAGAAACACCAACATTTGTTTGCCGAAGAAGTTTTCCATTTGGTGAATACTCACTTTCCCCATGCATCACGTGCTACCATTTTCAATAACCTAAAATTATTCGCGGAAAGAGGTTTGCTCGGAACTTTAGAACTAAAGGCAGGTGTCACTCATTTTGACTCGAATATGGGTGTCCACCACCATGCACTGGATGAAACTTCAGGAGAGATTGTTGACATAGAACTCAATGATTCTCTGGAGGAAAAGGTTCTAGCAGAATTGAAGGAAAGTTATTTTCAGAAAACTGGAAAAGAATTACAAAACCCAAAACTTGTCATTACCTTAAGAGGGAAATAAATTTCCCCCAAGGCTTTCTGAATCTTATTTTTTAACTTTATCTCGGTATTTGATCGCAAGTGCGGATGCATTCCATATCACTCGATTCCAAACAACAAGCAAGATACTTTTTTGTCTAATTTCAAACCGATAGTTGATGATATCATCTCCACCTTTTTCTCTCGCTTGTTTTAATAAATCACTGTAACCAGTTTCTCCCGTTAAAACGACTAAAAACCAAGTTACGAATTCACCTTGGGTTTCAACCGGACCAATGATTTGGTAGTCATCAGAATTCATAACATACTGAGTCATGTTGGCAGCAAGACCTGGCGTACGTAACTCTGAATAGACACAATTCCCAAGTAAGGAACCAACTAACAACAATGGTAAAATGCGAAACAGAAACTTTTTCATTTTAAACCCCTTTTTGATGGATTTCTTTTTTTACTGAAATTCAAAAAAGAGTCAATAAAAAAGAGCAGATTTTTCTTTATGATGGCATAGAATCGTTTTAAATATGAACGATGGATATCCTTCGATTGCAATTTGTGGAATTGGCTCTGTTACTGTTACCATAGTACATGCCTTTCACCAAAACAAAGTTCCTTA
Encoded here:
- a CDS encoding NAD(P)-binding domain-containing protein: MWPQVYFNWLKNSSPTGEVEIYPELSDSYETNLPNVFVIGDLTGVPLLKMATESGVQVWNHIPNFKNDRYDVVIIGSGPSGVSCALEAKRLGKKYIVLESNLPFQTIQSYPNGKPIFAEPSDFVGSSAIKIVDTTKEGLLKDLNQFLKQNPIQIETNQRVVRIQKDQIGYTLETESGSKYQTNSVVIAMGKSGDPKKLGIKGEMGSNVLYRLIDPKDTKDQSVVIVGGGDTALESAIMCSEYAKEITLIHRGNEFNKAKSENVKKILALATQGKIKILYNATLTEINQTNVFAKVKESALKIKSDLVYILIGNLPPLHFFQKIGVKLQNQKNFLDWLGFSSLMSFAFTAYFGKASFYGPFWFSAVASTFAVYSVLSLILYVTISLTKNKQKFDKWKMFKVTYFLFAFLYFLSVYFLATYQQFQLFGKFPSFHYTLLYSLTILIFGIRRMMVRKTQYILYQTLSLIGIQIFFLFLLPELILPMLGDLGYLGGPEGFMRREIFPSDAYWKAYGFILAWPLSIGVLYDGGITTFWLFYGLSFSFVLIPLLVYHYGKGVYCGWICSCGGLAETLGDEHRQKMPHSTTAYRWEHTGQYILLLAFLLTFLKLLSVYGKSLFPFLTLGEMIADSIKLYYDIFVDIGLAGVVGVGCYFLYSGRVWCRMFCPLASLMHIYARFSKFRIFSEKKKCISCNICTKNCHQGIDVMGYASRGIPMDSVQCVRCSACVSLCPTDVLSFGKLNGNQITFDLLDAKTRK
- a CDS encoding glycerate kinase type-2 family protein; this translates as MKTIRDDILYLFQEGIKAASPKELFRLFSIENINLVEKLSDKSKKQFVFSLGKAAYSMAESFSDLFPVNKGYVLTKYNHLPFELNEMGKDKIWTYREASHPIPDENSIRYALEVLDQLKQLGKDDRLVVLLSGGGSSLFEIPVDGLSIQELTNIQNQLLKSGKSIREINSERKKYSKVKGGKLLKELNQNLEVYTLVISDVIGDDPNSIASGPTYPSKNYFIIGNLTRSIHHILEVGNKLGYQTKLLSDTWSGSSEETSYLFEKEFLSALDSPMSQMIVLGGEMVCPVLGDGIGGRNQETSLRVSILLKEHPTEREWMFLSGGTDGTDGPTEVAGGLVGNDSIHKMENKGWNPKKELLNSNSYPILKDIDALVSTGPTGTNVNDILILLVGRAKS
- a CDS encoding PP2C family protein-serine/threonine phosphatase — its product is MKYLLCVFLFSVSLSAEMIPLESGWTFQLEGESNPKQIQVGVPLVEQGYKVPLKGKYHLTIPITKLPESSLSVYLDRVHSADQTFWNGKRIGTTGGLSPNYYAYWHKVRYYEIPNSIILLGENHLEVEIECRETQFRCGLFRSTPMFGTQNEIKDKMIYEDVNQIVMAALFFGIFLQQAIGYALNRSSKSGLYLAGTAIFFVCWRLPALNKIHFLGINPEILVRLLFFCQFIFPVFIMLFVHTLFERRITKIAFLTFLFDSILALIQLLELNPDVRFYFVYVWYILLGIKVPILVQLLARNYNKSPEAIVVSLGALLATFFGIADVLTDFITGKNAYLTQYGILTFLFSGVLAIALQSSRTKRELRNLNESLEMIVTLRTQELQKQYKLLHDDLVMAASLQSKLIPPMEFQYQTLNVASMFMPMEKIGGDYFDYYIHEDGSLTFLLCDVLGHGIAAALIAGMLKVNFLEIAPKIKDPSQFLTELNLKMLPVVEKNYITAVASHFDLKNQVFQYSVMGHPSPFHQNRKENTLEALGGRGPIMGWKKDVFLETFTHPLLPGDRFFFYTDGITESHNRTKEMFGEARLRSQLIEGIALSPKELNEKIKSEIKKFTFRLSDDVTYFTIDFL
- a CDS encoding sensor histidine kinase; amino-acid sequence: MKLVFRKIGLRYLLNLGVNHQLDLQTSVRVQLANLIAILGILSNIQYSIFFVVAGAPNVWIMNCIHLSVICIFSYILYLNYKERYSLARIFLIFTISIPLVFVSFISFGNSGGFYYYFLVFALAPFVLFSYEDKFWILLVFLTNNLFYIWFEFFGTPGKFQEGTLLYDPKIQELFRVNSVASCLFFVALIMFYFLRNTNRIQQEMIRTNEHKDRIFSILAHDLKGPMGTMNSYLGYLNETLPDREELLIALKELKKSTNQSYLVLENLLDWVRNESKKIPTHLEFINLCAVTQNAKDILELQATDKGIQWQIQLSDPLMVYCDERMISTVIRNLFSNAIKFSHPKGTVTITSVTGPKFVDLSIVDMGIGMSMDQIRQIGEGKPFPTAFGTQGEKGTGLGLLVCTEMLRNQGCTMNVTSSTNHGTKITIRIPNSP
- a CDS encoding C69 family dipeptidase, coding for MCDTSLATEKFTKTQKRIFAKNSDREPNEAQSILHMPRMEYPKDSLLKTTFIEIPQTSVTYEVFLSKPFHMWGAEMGVNEFGVCIGNEAVFTNLKIHKKNNGLTGMDLIRLALERSKTAKDALFLITELLETYGQDACGGYENKSFFYHNSFIIADRTDGYVLETADRYWVAKKIDSYYAISNGLTIETDFEYCSTNLIEKLKYKSKEDFSFKAFFSDSFYTYMSHCHERRQLHQKTAEQFQNIHSTYDSKLAIETLKTHLIDTNEFEPCFSSMKSLCLHATGPTTPNQTNGSLVVEWDTSETNQDPLRIFYTGTSTPCLSLFKPFFFGTKNFINASSLDSNGNYSDTLWWLHESIARKSNFDYQGVRSILLPTLVGLQDSIYSLTKDSLSMQKKEEIQWRFLKDHVNILKKIDDELIDAKIGKSRWQNPIFQLYWNSQNRKLGFRTSN
- the perRA gene encoding peroxide-responsive transcriptional repressor PerRA; translation: MDLSYQRTKELLESHGIRPTSQRLEMAHLLLEKHQHLFAEEVFHLVNTHFPHASRATIFNNLKLFAERGLLGTLELKAGVTHFDSNMGVHHHALDETSGEIVDIELNDSLEEKVLAELKESYFQKTGKELQNPKLVITLRGK
- a CDS encoding LIC11742 family lipoprotein, encoding MKKFLFRILPLLLVGSLLGNCVYSELRTPGLAANMTQYVMNSDDYQIIGPVETQGEFVTWFLVVLTGETGYSDLLKQAREKGGDDIINYRFEIRQKSILLVVWNRVIWNASALAIKYRDKVKK